GGCAGAACCGTCACCGGCCCGGCCCTGAAACGCGGCATCCCATCCCGCCGACGGGCTCCTGGGGGGCTTACCCGCAGTGGCGGCCCATCACCTCCAGGACAAACGTCCGCTGGTGGCTGCAAGGACACaggtgggaggagaaagagggtgGGTGCGATGCCCCGGGGTGggccggcacccagcacccagcccgctCACCTCTGCGCCGTGGTGGTGATGGCGTCGATCACCTCCATGATGCGGTGCAGTGCCGAGTCGGTGCCGATGGTCATGTCGGTGCCGCAGAAGTCGTTGTCGATGGAGCCCACCAGCCCCACGATGTTCAGGCGGCAGTTCTCCCGTGCCACCTCCTCGCTGATCTGCcctgcggggtgggggtgggggggggacacggccgcgCCGCTGGTTATTTTAGGGCGCTCCCGTCCCCTCCCCCAGCATCGGGCCAgatcctgcagagcagcagaggagccCAGCGCTCCCTGGGGCTCATAGCGATGGGGTGGACCTCTGGACCTCAACACCCCTTGAACGCTTTCACTCTACccagggattttgggggggggggtgtgttcaCGCACCGTCCCGgaccagctcctccagcagcccacCCCACTCGGAGCGGAAGATGTCGGCACCCGTCAGGCTGCCGTCCCCGCCGATGACGCAGAGGTTGGTGATGCCGTGTTCCACCAGGTTACGGGCGGCCCGCAGCCGGCCCGCGCGGGTGGTGAAGGCTTTGCAACGGGCGCTGCCGATCACCGTTCCGCCCTGGAGAGATAACGAGGGGGACGCAGCTCGTCACGCAGATTTGGCGGGGGGGagtgggatttgggggtcccacgGCCCCACCGGTGAGCCTCACCAGCTGGATGATGTTGGAGACGCTGAGCCAGTTGGCTTGTTTGATGTTGTCTCCCCCTTCCACCAGCCCCTCGTAGCCCTGTGGAGAAGAGGGGGACGGAGGTGAGGGGTACCCCGGCACAGGGGGGGTGGTTCCCCCCCACCCGtggaggggagcggcgggggtACCCCAACCTCGTAGATGAGGAAGACCTTGGCTCCCACGTATATCCCCATGCGGGTGACGGCGCGGACGGCGGCGTTCATCCCTGGAAAAGCAAGACGTGAGCCCGGGTGGCCCCGAGGGACCCCGCACAGGGTGGGTGCTCTATAGGGGACCGGATCCTATAGGTGACCCTGAAACGTCCCCTCGAGTGGGGAGGGGCCCACGCAGGCAGAGACTGGGGAAACTCAGTGCACGGGTGGGAGCTGCGGATGAGCAACCGCCCCAAAGCGAGACGTATTAGAAATAGCTGCttatccctgggggggggggggggcccaccGTGGGGGTTCCCCCGTGGGCCCGTGACCTCCCACGGAGGGTGCTCCGGGGGTGATGGGGACCGGGAAGCGTGGTGGGTGGGATGCACCGACCCTTCCCCCGTGGGGGGAACACgggagggggggtgtcccccctccccactcccccgcCCCACGCTCGCCCCCCTGCGCGCCCCGAGGCTCCGCGGGCTCcggcgccgccgcgcccccgcggggccgggcggacACGGACACGCAGCCCCCACGGGGCGGGACCGGGGCCGAGCTCCCCCCCCTGCCTGCCGCCGGGCCCCACCTTGCGCGTCGCCGCCGCTGGTGAGGACGGCGATGGCCATGCCGGCCCCCGCCATCCGCAGCCGCtccagctccgccgccgccatcgcTGCGCTCCCGGCACCGGCGCCGCCGGACACGCCCCCGCGGAGACACGCCCTGCCGCCCGGACACGCCCCCCGGTGGGGCCACGCCCTCCGCCGGCTTGGACACGCCCCGCCGCGCAGCCGTGGCGCGCCATACCGGGCCATACCGTGCCATACCGCGGCGTACGGTGCCGTACTGCGCCATACCGTGCCGTACCGTGCCATACCGTGCCATACTGCGCCATACCGTGCCGTACCGCGCCATACCGTGCCATACTGCGCCATACCGTGCCATAGGGTGCCGTACCGTGCCATAGGGTGCCGTACCGTGCCGTGGCAGGCGGTGCGGTGCCGGGATGTGCCAGTGGGGCGACCCggatattttaatacaaattttacatttttaaattttaatctatAATTATTTTAGGTATAATTAAAACCCAAACACACGGAGCGAGCCCAGCCAAGGTTTTCTCCgtcccatccccctgcccagcccatTACGGGGGCTATGGGGATGCCGCATGCCGAGGGTCGCATCCCTTCGAGGGTGGGGGCCCCGTCGCACCAGCGCTTGCCAGGACCACCAGCGCTGGACGCCCTCCCCAGGCCCTGAGGGGTGCAGCGTGGTGCTGCAaggctgctcccctccctccctccctcccttctcctcctggaGCCGTCCCCCACCACTGTGTCGCCGCTGGCATCCCACGTCACCTGGGGGGAGCGAGGACGGGGCCCCTGCCCAGCCAagggatggggaaactgaggcaggcatTGGCTACACTCTCCCCCGCCGGCTGGAGCGGTGCCGTACGGTCCCGCAGGCCCCGGGGTGAGCTCGGAGCCTCATCCTGCATCACCATCCCTGGGGCCAGGCACCCCATGGCCCGTCCGGCAGGGAAGGGGTGCGGATGGCTCGGGCTAAGGAAATGGGAGAGACCTGGCCGGACTCCCGctctcctcctcccgcagccccacCTCCCCCGTCCCGCTTAACTCCCCGCCAGGCCAGCCGTGGGGCCACCattcccgtccccatccctgtccccaggatgCTCCGGTTGCTGCTGCTCTGCGGGGCCCTGGGCTGCGGGGCAGACCGGGCGGGTAAGGCCAGGAGACGGTTGGCAGTGGGGCAGGCAAGCCTTGGGGTTGACCTGGGGCGGACGTGGCTTACGGGAAGGGGACGGGGCGGTGGGTGATGTCCGGCGTCTCTCGCAGCCCCGCTCGTCTTCACCATGCTGCAACGGACCCGCGTCTCCAAGGGCAGCTCCGTCTTCTGGGGGAACGCCAGCCTGGACGGGCGGCTCAGCCATCTCCTGGAGGGGCTGAATGTCACCCAGGTGCTGCCGCTGGAGCCCCCGGACGTCTGGGCCAGGCGGCAGCAGGAGGTGACCACCTACCTGCTCTACTTCAGCCAGCTGGTGAAGCTCTTCAGCAAGGAGAGGCCCATCAACTGTGAGTGGTACcctgggggggcgcggggacgcAGGGACCAGTGGGGGACAGGTCCCACTGGGGAAGGGGAGCccccccctgtgctgcttggcGATGGGGACAGCTGGCCAGGGACAGCGGGGCaaagggatggggacacggcCACGTGCAAAACCTCGCGCTGGGCAAAAGGAGTCCTTCTGCGGAGCCGGGAATTTCTTACCCGGAGCCCACCCTGGGAACAGGGTGATGCTCAACCTCCTGCTGCCCCTCGGGGAGCCGGGCtgagggctgcagcctgggagGACGGTGAGGTGCAGGCACCCttcctgcaccctgcctgcatcccacctgcaccccacCTGTAGCCTGCCTTCATCTGCTTGCACCCCCCCGCAACCCACTTGAATCccacctgcaccctgcctgcatccTGTCTGCACTgtctgcaccctgcctgcaccccacttgCATCCCACCTgcatgctgcctgcaccctgcctgcatcctgccttcattctgcctgcaccctgccttcATCCCACCTGCACCCTGTCTGCACCCTGTCTGCACCCCCCCTGCAACCCACTTGCACCCCAcctgcatccctcctgcaccctgcctgcatccTGTCTGCATTCTGTCTGcactgcctgcaccctgcctgcaccccacttACACCCTGCCTTCATTCTGCCtacaccctgcctgcaccccccctgcAACCCACCTGCATCccgcctgcaccctgcctgcaccccacttgCACCACgcctgcatccctcctgcaccctgtctgcaccctgcctgcatcccacctgcaccctgcctgcatccTGTCTGCACCCCACTTGCACCCCACCTGcatgctgcctgcaccccgcctGCACCCTGCCTTCattctgcctgcaccctgccttcATCCaacctgcaccctgcctgcctgcaccccacctGCACCCCGCCTGCATCCTGTCTGCACTGTCTGCACCCTGCCGGCACCCTACCTgcatgctgcctgcaccctgccttcATTCTGCCTGCAccttgcctgcaccctgcctgcaccccacctGCATCCTGCCTTCACCCTGcttgcaccctgcctgcaccccacctGCACCCCGCAGCCTTCACGGGAGGCATGGGACGCTGTCGGCGACGGTTTCGTGTTCCTGCCTGCGTTGCTCCGCAAGCCCCCGTTACCTCTAACGTTCCTGCGCAGGGTGGGTTTCACCTTCGTTTTCTTTGTTACCCCCAAACCAGTTTTGCCCCAGCTCTGCGTTGCTTTACCTGGCCCTCGGGGAGCACTTTCTCACCTGAGGGTCTCTGGCCCCACGCCTCCCCGCGCCCCACGCTCCCTGCGCCGCATCCTTCCGCGAGAATGACGAATAGCTCGCTCTGCGCCGAAAAACCTCCCTTCTCTAGAAAACCGAAGCTGTGCTCTACGTAgataaggaagggaaaaataaacccGGCCGCCCGGCCGTTGGAAAAGTCGCCGCTGCAGCTAAACCGAGCGAAAACAAAGCTGTGGGTGGGTCGGGCGGCGCGAGGCTGAGACCTTGCAAACTCAGTGCACAGCTTGACGCTGGTGACGGCAAGGGGCTGCCGAGGGTGGGAACGTGCTGACCCTGACccccctccctccgtccccgcaGACACCCAGAGCCTCTGCTGCCGCCTGGGCTGCCGCCTCTTCCCCAACGGCACGGCCCACAGCTTCTACGAGGTGACCCTCAACGGGACGGCTTTCCTCAGCTTCCACGTCCCCAACGCCACCTGGGAGCGGCGCTGGCCCGGCGGGGACGCGGTGGCTGCCTTTGCCGAGAGGGAGCTGATGAAATACCCCAAGAccacccgggacctccagcatTTCCTCAACACCACCTGCGTTGGCATCCTGCGGGCTCAGAGCGCTGAGACGGGTCCGTGCCGGGGCTGGgtgagggggggacacggtggggtggtgggggtgacCCCCAGTCGTCACCTCCGTCCCTCTCGCCTCTTGCAGGGAAACAGAGCGGCCGGTCGCACGCCCCGCTGGtgctgggcctgatcctgggGACCTTCGCCTTGCTGGGCATGGCCGCGGGGATCTTCTTGTGCACGGGAGGGAGCTGCTAGCGGAGCCGTCCCGTGTCACCCCGTGGAGGCAGGGGACGGACCCGCCGTCACCCTGTGGAGACAGGGACTGAACCCATCTCCCCAGCACCGCAGGCTTCGCTCCCAAAGGACACCGGTGGCTTCCCTGCCTGGTCCCAGCTGGgttgacccccccccccagcagcagcagcaccctgccccgGGGACGGTCCCCACGCCGGGCTGGCGCGGTGCACTGAGACTTAACGCAGAAATACGCTTGGCACGGAGGGAAAAAATGGGGAAgaggggtgggcgggggggggcgggggaagtggCAGGAGAAACAGCCAAGAAAGGGTTAAAAGGATGGCATTGAAACCCGCGTTTATCCCTGTTCCAGGGGGGATGGacgccggggggggggaggatggcACACCTCTGTGGCACTGCTTCCAGATGTCAATAAACCCGCCATCAGCTCTCAGGGTGCATTTGGTCGCTCTCgttttccccccccccggcagcaccgACGTGGGGCTGCAGATCCATCGCGGGGGGCAGGCGCGAGCGGGCTCGTCGGCGTTGCCTGCGTCGGACCCTGGGCCGTGCACCGAGTTTGCAAAGCCTCTGGAGAGAGGGTGGTGGGGTTTGCGCCTCCCGAGCTCATTTCAACCTGCCCGCAGCGTCGGTTCGCCTCCACGAAGACATTTTTCCAACGGCCAACTGGCGACGCTTCGTTTAGTTTTCATTTCCTCATCTTTGCGTGAGACCCCGGGGTTGAGCGCAGCCAGCTGGAAGGGGACAGCTTTTCTCAGCAGACGAACGCCTTCACCGCTCTCCCGTAAGGACGCTGCCGGGAGGGATACGGGAGCGCGGGGACGCCGGGCGAGGGGCCGGGCGGGCGTGGGGCGACGCGCTGGGGACCCCAAGGCAAGAAACCGCTCTCCAAGCGGTAAAGAAACGCGGAGCTGTGTTACTGGGACTGTGCAACAGCACTcactgctttattttccttttctgcactcTACAGCTGAGCTAAAAACTGCCCTTTGACTGTTCAGACTTcagtaatattaataataaattctTGGCCGCGTTTCCCTTTCGCCCATAGCAAGATTTTGAGCGTGACACCCCTCTCCTGCTCGTCTCCGCTGCCCCGAGGGCAGGAAGGGCTGGGACGAGCCAGGAGCTGGCTTGGGCCACCGAAAGAGGGGACAGCACAGGAGCAAGGAGCTTTCCCGGATTAACTTCCAGCTCCTTCCTTTCTAAATACCCTTCCCTGCGGCtcaaagcaagaaagaaaggctgggcaggggggaagaCGGGGAAAGAGATGCGGAAAGGGGATGGGAAGATGACATAGTGGTCGTCCttaaggagggatggaggaggaggccTCCAAAGACCACATCTCATCACCCTGGCTGCCGgccacccccccagcagcccccgcctCCACCAGGCTCCCGGGGCAGTGGCCAGGGTGCTCCCCACCCTTCAGCGGGCTCCTTTGCAAAAAGGGAAATGGCAGCCAAGAGGCCGGAGGATCCAAAACAACGAGGCTGAGGCACGTGAACGTCATCGCTCGGCCTCTAAAAGAAGCGCCCTTGGCGGGAGCTCCGCTGCGGGCTGAGCACTGCGTGTCCCCGCCGCGGGCATCAGGGGACACGAGGTTGACGCCGAAGGTCAAAGGCAGCAGGTTTGCTCCCCACCAAGGGATAAAAACACTTGCAGCCAGCTTCCAGCGGGGAGAAACCGCTGCATTCACGGTGCTCTGCTTTGGGTTTCGGACTTGGGGCATCTCTGCTGCCCGCAGGTGGGGGCAGGTGGTCCCAAGACTCGGAGAGATTCTCATGCCCagtccccccccgccaccccggcTGCTGCTCCTTGCTCCGGCTGGGAGGGCAGAGCGAGGATCCCGCGGGAGAGCGATGCCCCAAGGCTGCGATGGTTGGAcacgggctggcagcagggagggcaccCGGGAGAGACCCAGGCTGGAAAAAGTAGGGAGGGCTGGAAGAacagggcttgttttgttttttttttcttctgaaatacgtCATCTTTTGGACAGATGAGGACATTTCTGCTTTAAACCGCTCTGGAAAAGCCTTTTTCCTGCCCCCAGGCCCCCCGCGCGTGTCGGTCGCAGCAGGAGAGCACCCCAGAAAGGAGCCGACTTTGCCGCTGGTCTCTTGAGTTTCCACCAGCGATCAAAGGGGATGGGGCAGCGCCCAGGAGCGGGGATCGCCCCGAAACGGCAGGATCCCGAGAAACAGCCTCATTCCGAACCGTGCCCGTGGGCAGCGCACCTAAAGctgccacccccctccccaccccagggccacctcccTGGTGGTGACCAGCACCCGCGCCTGAGGTGGGCATGGTGGCCGAGCCGAGGGGTTATGGCAATGGcatccaccccccgccccagcacaTCACAGCCCGAAAatgtctcttcctcttccccaaacccccaaaatgcCTCATCACAGGGTCACCAACGCCCCTGAGGGGACACGTGGCCTGGCTGCCCCAGCCTGCAAGCTgggctccctccccaccacccctccaACACGCACCATCTCTCCAGCAGCTGGTAGCCATATCCATGGCCAGTCCTCTCCCCACTTTGGCTATTCTTCCACCCCTGACTGCAGCTTGGGACAGGTGCCAACACTTAACCACATATCCTGTCAATGAGGGGTGGTTTTAAtttgttccttgtttttttttttttttgctttctacaaAAGGGTGAACCAACCCACACACAGATCTTCGGAGGCTTcaacccacccacccccccaaagcaAACCATCCCGGTCGTCCGCACCGATTGCCGCGTGAGGCTTTGCTTTTCCACACGGCTCCCATCACTCAGCTCTGCGAGCACCGGTTTGGATAAGGGTTGAGATAAGACGCCCAGCCTTGAACGTTGTTCCAGTAAGACGATGCCGATGTGCTAGGAACTGGCTTTTCCCGGCGCCCACGTCCCACGGGTGCTTCAgatggggtgggcaggggcacgcagccccccccccactgcCTTTCGGACATCAGCTCCCGCCGCAAGGTCAGCGTCCCCGGCCGTGTCCTTCGGAAGCCTCCAGCCGCTCGCACAGCATCCTCGGCTCCGTGTCCCGGCCAGCGGCCGCGGTGCCCTGCCCATCCCCAGGGGCAAAGGGCTGGGTGGCTCCAGGAGCTGCCTGAAAACACAGCGACGGGCTCCAGCGCCTGCTGgggtggggaaggcagcagctagGAAAAAAGGTTGGGCTGATAATATCAGTGCTTATCGTGAAAATGGGTGGCACCAGACGCAAGGCTCTGTAGGCAGGAGGAAGGGATTATCCTTATAAACACTGCGTGCCTGCGCTGGTGTCATCATCGCTTCTCCGGACTAAACAAGCTCCCTTCTTCTGAATTCCCCAGAGGTCACACTGTCACAGCCCCAGCTGTTTTCACTTCTGGCATCACCAGCTTCAGGACATCCTTTTTAACCCGGGGGCTGCACTGgggtgcccaggacccatcactgccctcttccctttcctctcacctcccaggTCAGCGGGCCTGACCAAGCCAgaggaaacaggaggagaaagctgGCTGCTGGCCACAGTCAACACCGAGCGGGGCTACGTGGCAGTTGGGATGAAGGGAGGCTTCTGGGCAGCGGGATACCACCAGTCCCACCACACCTCCCACCTCAACTgggctgtcccctccccggggaccaCTTTGGTCTGAGCAAGCCACGCCTTGCAAGATGCTCCACCGCTGCTCCTGCAATGCTGCTCATCAGCCCGATGGCACGGGGGCTGCTACCCGGAATATCCCCATTAAAGACTCCAGCGAGGAATTGTAGCTTCACCTTCCCCGTCTTCAGGCACCCCCACCGTCTTCAGGCACCCCCACCGTCTTCAGGCACCCCCACCGTCTTCAGGC
The sequence above is a segment of the Calonectris borealis chromosome 9, bCalBor7.hap1.2, whole genome shotgun sequence genome. Coding sequences within it:
- the PROCR gene encoding endothelial protein C receptor, with protein sequence MLRLLLLCGALGCGADRAAPLVFTMLQRTRVSKGSSVFWGNASLDGRLSHLLEGLNVTQVLPLEPPDVWARRQQEVTTYLLYFSQLVKLFSKERPINYTQSLCCRLGCRLFPNGTAHSFYEVTLNGTAFLSFHVPNATWERRWPGGDAVAAFAERELMKYPKTTRDLQHFLNTTCVGILRAQSAETGKQSGRSHAPLVLGLILGTFALLGMAAGIFLCTGGSC